The following coding sequences lie in one Acidimicrobiia bacterium genomic window:
- a CDS encoding proline dehydrogenase family protein — protein MKGFIVRLVLGITRWRWVRWLFTDTRVGRRVALRFVAGESLDEAVAAARRLNSSGVPVSLDHLGEHVTDRVSAEAARDAYLACLDRIAAERLDANISIKLTQLGMGFDDDLCARSLETLAATAAASGLTVTIDMEDSDHTSATLGLYETTQRVHGNLGVALQAYLRRTHADLARVAPLGGHIRLCKGAYDEPEEIAFRSRKEVDRSFDRLCGVLMAQRSAKPAIATHDEARITLAVGLAERREEPWELQMLYGIRESLQRSLVAEGKPLRVYIAYGDAWYPYLTRRMAERPANLWFFIRALFGR, from the coding sequence GTGAAGGGGTTCATCGTGCGTCTCGTGCTTGGCATCACCCGGTGGCGTTGGGTGCGTTGGCTGTTCACCGATACCCGGGTGGGCCGACGGGTGGCATTGCGGTTCGTTGCCGGTGAGTCGCTCGACGAGGCGGTGGCTGCCGCCCGACGCCTCAATTCATCGGGCGTGCCGGTTTCGCTGGATCATCTCGGCGAGCACGTGACCGATCGGGTCTCCGCCGAGGCGGCGCGCGATGCCTATCTGGCATGCCTCGACCGCATCGCGGCGGAGCGACTCGATGCCAACATTTCGATCAAGCTGACCCAGTTGGGGATGGGGTTTGACGACGACCTCTGCGCCAGGTCGCTCGAGACACTGGCGGCCACCGCGGCCGCCTCAGGGCTCACGGTGACCATCGACATGGAGGACAGTGACCACACCTCCGCGACGCTCGGTCTTTACGAGACGACGCAGCGAGTGCACGGCAACCTCGGCGTTGCCCTCCAGGCATACCTTCGCCGAACCCATGCGGATCTAGCCAGGGTGGCCCCGCTGGGGGGCCACATTCGCCTATGCAAGGGCGCCTACGACGAGCCAGAGGAGATCGCCTTTCGATCGCGCAAGGAAGTGGACCGGTCCTTCGACCGGCTCTGTGGTGTGCTCATGGCGCAGCGATCGGCGAAGCCGGCGATCGCCACGCACGACGAGGCGCGGATCACCCTCGCTGTCGGGCTGGCCGAGCGGAGGGAGGAACCCTGGGAGCTGCAGATGCTTTACGGGATCAGGGAGTCGCTACAGCGCTCGCTCGTCGCCGAGGGGAAGCCTTTGCGTGTCTACATCGCCTACGGCGATGCCTGGTACCCGTACCTGACCCGCCGTATGGCCGAACGCCCGGCGAACCTGTGGTTCTTCATCCGGGCCCTCTTCGGGAGGTGA
- a CDS encoding DUF6676 family protein: protein MKKLASVSTALLFSALLIAAPALAQDADSVAVELEQFGLYVDSGLDRNESEISDDVARARNAGFLFYVVLLEDDPAGGATTFADSLLNRLGVGTILVLSASDEGMVSNELTQDEIETALDRGFAGSESGGDEGYVSGVVDSITGTETPTAPVSGSGSGSGLLILVAIVGGLVLLVWLAIRKSKKSSHAANVRAVEEARTEIRSQLDAIANILLEITDLVSASTTSQDDTYLRQASATYTEAEESFGTATDLRALESLSDRLGEARWQLDAAAAIATGKEPPDKPAKEQRYECFFDPTHSNATETAEISTPAGKKTVRVCREDAEKLRRGTQPQPRMIDVEGRRVPAPMAPRSHGGGGFSWLDTFSILAGGAGQAASYDWGGSRRTAARSSSTSQTPTPQPTRRRSTTSSGTRSRAGRDRRRKR, encoded by the coding sequence GTGAAGAAGCTCGCCTCCGTCTCGACCGCACTGTTGTTCTCGGCGTTGCTGATCGCCGCACCCGCCCTCGCCCAGGATGCCGATTCGGTGGCGGTCGAATTGGAGCAGTTCGGCTTGTATGTGGATTCGGGCCTCGATCGCAACGAATCCGAGATTTCGGATGATGTCGCCCGAGCCCGCAACGCCGGCTTCCTCTTCTATGTCGTGCTGCTCGAGGACGATCCGGCCGGAGGCGCCACCACCTTCGCCGACTCCCTGCTCAACCGGCTCGGGGTCGGCACCATTTTGGTGCTGTCGGCCAGCGACGAAGGCATGGTCAGCAACGAGCTGACCCAGGACGAGATCGAGACTGCGCTCGATCGCGGCTTCGCCGGATCAGAGAGCGGTGGCGACGAGGGCTATGTCTCGGGGGTGGTCGACAGCATCACCGGCACCGAGACGCCCACCGCCCCGGTGTCCGGATCGGGCTCGGGGTCCGGACTGCTGATTCTGGTCGCCATCGTCGGCGGATTGGTGCTGCTGGTGTGGTTGGCGATCCGCAAGAGCAAGAAGTCGTCGCATGCGGCGAATGTTCGGGCGGTGGAGGAGGCACGGACCGAGATCCGCTCTCAGCTCGATGCCATAGCGAACATCCTCCTCGAGATCACCGATCTCGTGTCTGCCTCCACAACCTCTCAGGACGACACCTATCTGCGTCAGGCGAGCGCCACCTACACCGAGGCCGAGGAATCCTTCGGGACCGCGACCGATCTGCGTGCCCTGGAGAGCCTGTCGGACCGCCTCGGCGAGGCCCGGTGGCAGCTGGATGCCGCCGCCGCCATCGCCACCGGCAAGGAGCCACCCGACAAGCCGGCGAAGGAGCAGCGCTATGAATGCTTCTTCGATCCGACCCACTCCAACGCGACCGAAACCGCGGAGATCTCCACGCCGGCGGGCAAGAAGACGGTGCGGGTGTGCCGCGAGGATGCCGAGAAGCTCCGCCGGGGCACCCAGCCCCAGCCGCGGATGATCGACGTAGAGGGTCGACGGGTGCCTGCCCCGATGGCGCCCCGGTCGCACGGCGGGGGCGGGTTCAGCTGGTTGGACACGTTCAGCATCCTGGCCGGTGGAGCCGGGCAGGCCGCCTCTTACGACTGGGGTGGGTCGCGGCGCACGGCCGCCCGGTCGTCGTCCACCTCTCAGACCCCCACCCCGCAGCCGACCCGGCGCCGGTCCACCACTTCGTCGGGCACGCGGTCTCGCGCGGGAAGGGACCGTCGGCGGAAGCGCTGA
- a CDS encoding PQQ-dependent sugar dehydrogenase: MIAAASLALALVIQSPRQIGGRRALGVTVVPAVAGTVGLVAIIALRPATFERFWANLDRLWTVIGLVAAVAGSLILVDYLFTRVLPLLNRRQDRRPSTIEQLALFGTLAALGLAAVAVTATPAIDVEAVGATTTTTMTTGSSTTATTEAGTDPALSLGLTLVAFHEFDGSPLGIAVDRERDLGYMTIGQGRIVMFRPSDAASTDPLELVTVAEGLEYPRGLAIVGDELFVSEIGPLPCDEPFPTCKGEHVDEAMPAQGEVAIVEGSSGRLTAFTIGPDGALLGGRLVLDGLPVAGTDHGVNGLAVGPDGRVYLSVGNFDRLGLAPEVIETLHHPNRTWLGSILRVDPDGAGVEVFAGGLRNVYGLTFASDGSLWAVDNDGPTQSGAWRREEVLQIDEGDDFGFPVDGTFGEPRRRTRGPVWVTDTVGSAGVAWADEVGLGSTLLMGSCGRLQALQVIHREGAWTVDSRTAYVDIMATRGCVTGIATVAPDLILAVTFSGRMYVLRTATSDG; encoded by the coding sequence GTGATCGCCGCCGCCTCGCTGGCCCTGGCGCTGGTCATCCAGTCGCCCCGCCAGATCGGGGGCCGGCGGGCGCTCGGCGTAACCGTCGTGCCTGCGGTTGCGGGGACGGTGGGCCTGGTGGCGATCATTGCCTTGCGGCCCGCGACCTTCGAGCGGTTTTGGGCGAACTTGGACCGGCTCTGGACCGTGATCGGGCTGGTGGCCGCAGTGGCAGGCTCACTCATCCTCGTCGACTACCTGTTCACGCGGGTATTGCCCCTTCTGAACCGGAGGCAGGACCGCCGTCCCAGCACGATCGAACAGTTGGCGCTGTTCGGGACACTCGCCGCGCTCGGGCTGGCGGCCGTTGCGGTGACGGCGACGCCCGCCATCGACGTCGAAGCGGTGGGGGCCACCACCACGACCACCATGACCACCGGGTCGTCGACCACGGCCACCACCGAGGCCGGCACCGATCCGGCCCTGTCCCTGGGATTGACGCTGGTCGCCTTCCACGAGTTCGACGGGTCTCCGCTCGGGATCGCGGTGGACCGGGAGCGCGATCTCGGTTACATGACGATCGGGCAAGGCCGGATCGTGATGTTCCGGCCATCCGACGCCGCGTCGACGGACCCGCTCGAGCTGGTCACGGTCGCCGAGGGCCTCGAGTATCCGCGGGGGTTGGCCATCGTCGGCGACGAACTCTTCGTGAGCGAAATCGGCCCATTGCCATGCGACGAGCCCTTCCCCACCTGCAAGGGCGAGCACGTCGACGAGGCGATGCCGGCGCAGGGGGAGGTTGCGATCGTCGAAGGCTCCAGCGGCCGTCTCACTGCGTTCACCATCGGACCGGACGGAGCCTTGCTGGGCGGCCGGTTGGTGCTCGATGGCCTACCCGTGGCCGGTACCGATCACGGAGTCAACGGCCTGGCTGTGGGACCTGATGGCCGGGTCTACCTGTCGGTGGGCAACTTCGATCGCCTCGGGCTCGCCCCCGAGGTGATTGAGACGCTCCACCATCCCAACCGAACCTGGCTCGGTTCGATCCTTCGAGTCGATCCCGATGGAGCCGGCGTCGAGGTGTTCGCCGGCGGGCTCCGGAATGTTTATGGCCTCACCTTCGCCTCCGATGGGTCGCTGTGGGCCGTCGACAACGACGGGCCCACCCAGTCGGGTGCGTGGCGACGCGAGGAAGTGCTGCAGATCGACGAGGGAGACGACTTCGGTTTCCCCGTCGACGGGACCTTTGGCGAGCCCCGCCGGCGGACTCGGGGGCCGGTGTGGGTGACCGACACCGTCGGCTCGGCCGGTGTCGCATGGGCCGACGAGGTCGGGCTCGGTTCCACTCTGCTGATGGGGAGCTGCGGCCGGCTCCAGGCGCTCCAGGTGATCCATCGCGAGGGAGCATGGACGGTGGACTCCCGTACCGCCTATGTCGACATTATGGCCACCAGAGGCTGTGTGACCGGGATCGCCACCGTGGCGCCGGACCTGATCCTGGCGGTCACCTTCTCCGGGCGGATGTATGTCCTCAGGACCGCGACCTCCGACGGGTGA